The genomic interval CTTGCTCCTCTTTATTAATCTTTACAATCTTAAATCCTGTATAACCGTATATAAGTGAAATAATTGGTACAACAAAATTTAAAATGGCATATGGTGCATAGTCAAATACATGCACACCTAGTGTTGCTAAAATGAATACTCCACATGTATTCCACGGTACAAATACACTTGTAAGTGTACCACCATCTTCTAAACAGCGAGATAAGTTTTTCGGATGTAAACCTTTATCAATAAATGCTTTTAAAAACATACGACTAGGTACTACGATACTGATATATTGCTCTGAACATGTCGCATTTACAGTGAAACAACTTGCTAATGTCGCTGCAATTAAACTTCCCGTAGATTTTGCAACTAATAATATCTTCGAAATTAATGCTTCTAACATACCACTGAACTCTAAAATTCCACCAAATGTCATCGCAACAATAGTCATCGAAATCGTAAAGAACATCGATTCTAGACCCCCCTTGTTGAATAACTCCGTTACAAGGGCATTTTCAGACTTCATAACATAACCTTCTTGTAGTGTTTTTGCTATGACTTGTAAACTATCTCCCTGAACAAAGAATTGACACCCAGAACCTAATATAATACCGACAACAAGCGCAGGTACTGCAGGTACTTTAAGCGCTACAAGGACAATAACCGCTACAGGTACTAACAATAGCCATGGTGATAATGTGAACTGCGCTTCCATTGCTTTTGTAATCGAATCAATTTTAGTCGTATCTAAATGACCACCACTAAACTGTCGACCGATAAAGAAGTAAGCAGTTAACGCAATGATTAATCCAGGAATTGTAGTAAAGAACATATGTTTAATATGATCGAATAAATCTGTACCTGTTAAACCAGATGCTAAGTTTGTAGTATCAGATAACGGGCTCATCTTGTCTCCGAAGTAACTACCAGAAATTACAGCACCAGCAATCATACCTGCTGGAATATCCATACTTAATCCAATCCCCATACCAGCAACCCCAACAGTCGCCATCGTAGACCAGCTTGAACCGATAGCAAGTGCGACGATACCACATATTAAACAGATTGTTACTAAAAACATTGCTGGTGATATCATTTTAAGTCCGTAATAAATCATCGTTGCAACAATACCGCCACCAATCCACGCACCGATTACAAGACCAACTAAAATAATAATAACAATTGCAGGTAATGCCATCTTTATACCACGGTACATCATTTCTTCAATCTGCTCCCAAGTAAAACCGTGACGATGCGCAACAATTGCTGCTACCGCTGTTCCAATCATTAACGGGATATGCGGTGCTTGTTTAAGTTTTACAACCCAGAACAACATACATATAATCATAATCATTAATGGGACGAGCGCCCAGAAGACATTAATGTCCTTTCTCTCAATAACCTTCTTTTCTTTTGACATGTTTCATTCTCCCCTTATAAATGAAATCGCTTACTTTTTATATTTTAATGTATAAATGCACAAAAATCTATACTGAATTTTCGAATAACTTCATAATTTCTTCAATATAATAGAGAAAAAAACATAAAAAAACCTCGCCTTAATAATCTAAGACGAGGTATTTACTCTATAAAATCGAGGTTATAAGATTAGAATTATTTTTCTTTCTTATCTTCTTTTTTGCTTTCAGTTTTGTCAGTAACTTGACCTTTTACTGTTGATTTAGTTAAATCTTTAACACTTCCAGAAATAGTTCCTTTATTGTTCGTCATAACTTCATCCCCACTTTCCTTTTAGTTTAAAGTTATATTAACATAAACATTCATTTAATTCATGTATTATGTCTTGAACAACTATTTACCTTTTCTAGTTGTTAAATATAATCCAACTAGTAAGCTCATGATACCAGCACCAGCAAGTAAACCGTTACGTTGCTCACCTGTTAAAGGTAATGCATCGTTTTGTTCAGATACTTTATCTTTTGTAACTTGATCATTTGAAGTAGTTGTCGATGTTGAGTTGTTATTACTATCTTTGATAATTACTTCATTTGTATTACTATCAGTTGATTTATCATCTGTTGATTTACCATCTGTTGATTTACCATCTGTTGATTTACCATCTGTTGATTTATTACCGCTAGATTTGTCATTGCTAGTTTTATTTGGTGTTTCTGTTGTTGGCTCTTCTGTTGTTGGTGCTTCTGTCGTTGGTGCTTCTGTAGTCGATGCTTCTGTTGTTGGCGCTTCCGTCGTTGGTGCTTCTGTCGTTGGCACTTCCGTCGTTGGCGCTTCCGTTGTTGGCGCTTCCGTCGTCGGATCTTCTGTCGTTGGCACTTCTGTTGTTGGCGCTTCTGTAGTCGGTGCTTCTGTCGTTGGCGCTTCCGTAGTTGGCGCTTCTGTTGGTTCTACAACTAAAATATTTCTTGTAAATGTAAATGTATTGCCATCAGAATCTACAACTTTGTATACAACTTGATAATTTCCTGCTTTAGAAGTATCTACATTATTGCTTGTGATTTCAATATCACTAGTGATATTCCCATCTTCTGCGTCTGTCGCTTCAACACCTAATAATGGATCGAATTTATCTCCAACATTAAATTTATTTGAATTTGCTGAAGTAATTACTGGAACATTATTAGTACCAGCTTGTTCAGATACTAAAATATTTCGTGTAAATGTCATTGTGCTGCCATTTGAATCAGTTACTCTATACACTACTTGATACGTTCCTGGCTTAGATGTATCAACGTTATTTGAAACAATTGTAATCTTTGAAGTTAAGTCTCCGTCTTCTTTATCCATAGCAGTTACATTAGCCATAGGATCAAATTCCGAACCAATTACAACATTGTTTGATCCAGTTGATGTAATTGTTGGAATTTCATTCGGTGTATTTTGTGCTGATACTAATAAGTTACGTGTAAATGTAAATGAGTTTCCTTTTGAATCAAATACTTTGTAAATTACTTGATATGTTCCCGGAACACTTGTATCAACATTATTACTTATTACTTCGATATTAGAAGTTAAATCTCCATCTTCAGGATCCGTAGCAACCATACCGTCTAATGGGTCAAATGTATCTCCCACAATTAAATTGTTAGAAGCTGTTGATTTAATTACAGGTGCTGCATCAGTTGGCGCTTCTGTCGTTGGTGCTTCTGTTGTTGGTGCTTCTGTTGTTGGCACTTCTGTTGTTGGTGCTTCTGTTGTTGGTACTTCTGTTGTTGGCACTTCTGTTGTTGGCGCTTCTGTTGTTGGTAATGGCATTTCCGTTGTTGGCACTTCTGTTGTTGGTAATGGCATTTCCGTTGTTGGCGCTTCTGTTGTTGGTAATGGCATTTCCGTCGTCGGCGCTTCTGTTGTTGGTAATGGCATTTCCGTCGTCGGCGCTTCTGTTGTTGGTAATGGCATTTCCGTTGTCGGCGCTTCTGTTGTTGGTAATGGCATTTCCGTTGTTGGCGCTTCTGTTGTTGGTAATGGCATTTCCGTTGTCGGCGCTTCTGTTGTTGGTAATGGCATTTCCGTTGTTGGCACTTCTGTTGTTGGTAATGGCATTTCCGTTGTCGGCACTTCTGTTGTCGGCACTTCTGTTGTCGGTACTTCTGTTGTTGGCACTTCTGTTGTTGGTACTTCTGTTGTTGGTTCTTCTGTTGTTGGCACTTCTGTTGTTGGTACTTCTGTTGTTGGCACTTCTGTTGTTGGCACTTCTGTTGTCGGTACTTCTGTTGTCGGTACTTCTGTTGTTGGTACTTCTGTTGTCGGTACTTCTGTTGTTGGTGCTTCTGTTGTTGGTTCTTCTGTTGTTGGTTCTTCTGTTGTTGGTTCTTCTGTTGTTGGCGCTTCTGATACTAGTATGTTTCTAGTTAAATCAAACGTGTTGCCATCAGAATCAGTTACACGGTAAACAATTTCATATGTTCCAGGAATAGCAGTATCAACATTGTTGCTAACGATTTCAATACTTGAAGTTAAATCTCCATCTTCTACGTCTGATGCAGTTACATCAGCCATCGGATCAAATGCTTCACCCTTCATCAAGTTGTTAGATCCAGCAGAAGTAATTTTAGGTACATTGTTAGATACTGTACTTGGAGAAACAATGATACTTCTTGTTAAAGTCATTGTGTTTCCTTGTGAATCAGTTACTTGGTAAACAATTTCATACGTTCCAGGGGTTGAAGTATCCACGTTATTACTTACGATTTTGATTTCTGAAGTTAAATCTCCATCCTCTGCATCTGATGCAGTTACATCAGCCATCGGATCAAATGCTTCACCTTCAACGATATTATTTGATCCAGCAGAAGTAATTGTCGGCACTTCATTTGGAGCAACTTGCGCTTTTACAAGGATATTACGCGTGAATGTAAATGTATTTCCTTTAGAGTCAGTTACTTTATAAATAACTTGGTATGTACCAGGTACACTTGTATCAACATTATTGCTTTCAACAATAATATCTGAAGTGATATCTCCATCTTCTTTATCCATAGCAATAACATCAGCCATTGGATCAAATGAATCTCCAACTACTAATTCGTTGTTACCAGTATTTACGATTGTTGGTGGCTCATCCGTCGTCGGCGCTTCTGATACTAGTATGTTTCTAGTTAAATCAAACGTGTTGCCATCAGAATCAGTTACACGGTAAACAATTTCATATGTTCCAGGAATAGCAGTATCAACATTGTTGCTAACGATTTCAATACTTGAAGTTAAATCTCCATCTTCTACGTCTGATGCAGTTACATCAGCCATCGGATCAAATGCTTCACCCTTCATCAAGTTGTTAGATCCAGCAGAAGTAATTTTAGGTACATTGTTAGATACTGTACTTGGAGAAACAATGATACTTCTTGTTAAAGTCATTGTGTTTCCTTGTGAATCAGTTACTTGGTAAACAATTTCATACGTTCCAGGGGTTGAAGTATCCACGTTATTACTTACGATTTTGATTTCTGAAGTTAAATCTCCATCCTCTGCATCTGATGCAGTTACATCAGCCATCGGATCAAATGCTTCACCTTCAACGATATTATTTGATCCAGCAGAAGTAATTGTCGGCACTTCATTTGGAGCAACTTGAGCTTTTACAAGGATATTACGCGTGAATGTAAATGTATTTCCTTTAGAGTCAGTTACTTTATAAATAACTTGGTATGTACCAGGTACACTTGTATCAACATTATTACTTTCAACAATAATATCTGAAGTGATATCTCCATCTTCTTTATCCATAGCAATAACATCAGCCATTGGATCAAATGAATCTCCAACTACTAATTCGTTGTTACCAGTATTTACGATTGTTGGTGGCTCATCCGGAGTTGGTGCTTCTGTTGTCGGTGCTTCCGTCGTTGGTGCTTCTGTTGTCGGTGCTTCCGTCGTTGGTGCTTCTGTTGTCGGTGCTTCTGTTGTTGGCGCTTCTGTTGTCGGTGCTTCTGTTGTAGGCGCTTCTGTTGTCGGTGCTTCTGTTGTTGGTGCTTCTGTTGTTGGTGCTTCTGTTGTTGGCGCTTCTGTTGTTGGTGCTTCTGTTGTTGGTGCTTCTTTCGGTACCACATTATCTAAGTCGATTTGACAATCAACACCTGCTCCGTCAGTTCCAACAAGCATCGTTTTAATTACAAGATCATATATTGAAGAAGTATCAAATGTACCATCAATTTTTAATAAATAACCAGTGTTAACGTTGCCAAAGTTAACTCCTAATTGATTCATCTCAGCGTAGTAGTCAACAGGTGTTAATTGTTGTGTTAATTGTGAGTAATCAACCGGCTGCCCTGGTACTAATGTATTGTTTGGGTCTGCGTAAATCTCTACTTTCGTTGTTGTTGCATCTTGAATAATAACACTTGAATCATCAACAACATTTGCTTCTATAAATAGAAGCAGATCATTTAAAGATTCGCGATCCGTATTTACATAAACATATTGTGTATAAGTACCAGCTGTGTAATCCACATCAGTAACTTGAGATGATCCATTTAATTTACATACCGCTTCTGAGTTAGTAACAACATCGCCTTCTGCCGCATATACTGGGCTAATATTTGCTGCAACTGGTGAAATCCCTCCAACTAAAATCATCGTTCCTAATACTAAAGATGGATTGGCAAGAGAAAACTTCTTATTTCCTTTATTTTTTTTCATTTAATGTTAAGCTCCTTACATATTTTTTGATGGTATCATTTGACACTTTTTAAGAAAAAGGTATAAAAAATTAATTTTTATCATGATAAATCAACATAATTATAACGAAAAAATACAATATTTTCAATGTAATTATGAAAAATCAAAGAATTTTACATATTATGTTGACTAATATATAAATGCGTGTTATTGTCCAATTATAGATTCAATAAATACTATTTAGGAGTTAAATATGAAAAAAAATTTAATATTACCATCCGCTTTATTACTTACTATCGCTCTTGCTTCACAAGCTAATGCAGAAAGCATTCCTCAAAAGTCACTTTCGGAAGTTAAAACTATTACTAGTACGCAAGACATTAAACCCGCATTAAAGATGAGTCCAATTAATAAGAATGTTAAAGCTAATTTAGATCAATATAAGATTGTAGAAACTAAAAAAGACAAAAAAGGTTTTAAACATTATACTTTAGTTCCTCATGTTAATGGAGTTAAAGCTTTAAACTCTGAAATCAAAGTTCATACAGATGCTAAAGGTAACGTAACATTTATTAACGGTGAACTTAACCAAAAGAAACTAGTACCAACAAATACTGTTACACTTTCTAAGGTGGATGCAGTGACGAAAGCATTTACTGTAACAGACTTCAAACAAAGCGAAGTTAAAAACTTCAAAAACAAGGATGTCGTTAAGTTCAATAACTTAGTTATTGACCCTATCCTTAACAAATATATTTACAACATTCGTATCATTTACGTATCACCTCGCATTGAAACTTGGGATGTAAAAGTTGATGCACAAACAGGAGAAATACTTTATAAACGTAACCTTGCAGAATCTGAAAACTTTGCACCTTCAGATAGCGCAATCGGAAACGACGGTACACCAGCTGCGGGCCGTGGTGTAAGCACGAAAGGAATGTACAGACCACTTA from Macrococcus armenti carries:
- the nhaC gene encoding Na+/H+ antiporter NhaC — protein: MSKEKKVIERKDINVFWALVPLMIMIICMLFWVVKLKQAPHIPLMIGTAVAAIVAHRHGFTWEQIEEMMYRGIKMALPAIVIIILVGLVIGAWIGGGIVATMIYYGLKMISPAMFLVTICLICGIVALAIGSSWSTMATVGVAGMGIGLSMDIPAGMIAGAVISGSYFGDKMSPLSDTTNLASGLTGTDLFDHIKHMFFTTIPGLIIALTAYFFIGRQFSGGHLDTTKIDSITKAMEAQFTLSPWLLLVPVAVIVLVALKVPAVPALVVGIILGSGCQFFVQGDSLQVIAKTLQEGYVMKSENALVTELFNKGGLESMFFTISMTIVAMTFGGILEFSGMLEALISKILLVAKSTGSLIAATLASCFTVNATCSEQYISIVVPSRMFLKAFIDKGLHPKNLSRCLEDGGTLTSVFVPWNTCGVFILATLGVHVFDYAPYAILNFVVPIISLIYGYTGFKIVKINKEEQEEFLRQQVQPAEL
- a CDS encoding immunoglobulin-like domain-containing protein, with translation MKKNKGNKKFSLANPSLVLGTMILVGGISPVAANISPVYAAEGDVVTNSEAVCKLNGSSQVTDVDYTAGTYTQYVYVNTDRESLNDLLLFIEANVVDDSSVIIQDATTTKVEIYADPNNTLVPGQPVDYSQLTQQLTPVDYYAEMNQLGVNFGNVNTGYLLKIDGTFDTSSIYDLVIKTMLVGTDGAGVDCQIDLDNVVPKEAPTTEAPTTEAPTTEAPTTEAPTTEAPTTEAPTTEAPTTEAPTTEAPTTEAPTTEAPTTEAPTTEAPTTEAPTPDEPPTIVNTGNNELVVGDSFDPMADVIAMDKEDGDITSDIIVESNNVDTSVPGTYQVIYKVTDSKGNTFTFTRNILVKAQVAPNEVPTITSAGSNNIVEGEAFDPMADVTASDAEDGDLTSEIKIVSNNVDTSTPGTYEIVYQVTDSQGNTMTLTRSIIVSPSTVSNNVPKITSAGSNNLMKGEAFDPMADVTASDVEDGDLTSSIEIVSNNVDTAIPGTYEIVYRVTDSDGNTFDLTRNILVSEAPTTDEPPTIVNTGNNELVVGDSFDPMADVIAMDKEDGDITSDIIVESNNVDTSVPGTYQVIYKVTDSKGNTFTFTRNILVKAQVAPNEVPTITSAGSNNIVEGEAFDPMADVTASDAEDGDLTSEIKIVSNNVDTSTPGTYEIVYQVTDSQGNTMTLTRSIIVSPSTVSNNVPKITSAGSNNLMKGEAFDPMADVTASDVEDGDLTSSIEIVSNNVDTAIPGTYEIVYRVTDSDGNTFDLTRNILVSEAPTTEEPTTEEPTTEEPTTEAPTTEVPTTEVPTTEVPTTEVPTTEVPTTEVPTTEVPTTEVPTTEEPTTEVPTTEVPTTEVPTTEVPTTEVPTTEMPLPTTEVPTTEMPLPTTEAPTTEMPLPTTEAPTTEMPLPTTEAPTTEMPLPTTEAPTTEMPLPTTEAPTTEMPLPTTEAPTTEMPLPTTEVPTTEMPLPTTEAPTTEVPTTEVPTTEAPTTEVPTTEAPTTEAPTTEAPTDAAPVIKSTASNNLIVGDTFDPLDGMVATDPEDGDLTSNIEVISNNVDTSVPGTYQVIYKVFDSKGNSFTFTRNLLVSAQNTPNEIPTITSTGSNNVVIGSEFDPMANVTAMDKEDGDLTSKITIVSNNVDTSKPGTYQVVYRVTDSNGSTMTFTRNILVSEQAGTNNVPVITSANSNKFNVGDKFDPLLGVEATDAEDGNITSDIEITSNNVDTSKAGNYQVVYKVVDSDGNTFTFTRNILVVEPTEAPTTEAPTTEAPTTEAPTTEVPTTEDPTTEAPTTEAPTTEVPTTEAPTTEAPTTEASTTEAPTTEAPTTEEPTTETPNKTSNDKSSGNKSTDGKSTDGKSTDGKSTDDKSTDSNTNEVIIKDSNNNSTSTTTSNDQVTKDKVSEQNDALPLTGEQRNGLLAGAGIMSLLVGLYLTTRKGK